The window GATATACCGGTGATGACTATTTTCTTAGATGAAATGATGGGTAAAGCCGGAATGCAAACAAGGCTGGAAGCCTTTGTTGATTTATTGAGCCAACGGCGGGAATATAAGTTAGCTAAAGTTCTTTAAATTTAAAATGGGGAGGAATATTGGTGAAAAAGGGTTATCTCGGTGTAGATGTAGGGTCGGTAAGTACAAATTTGGTAGTTATCGATGCTCAAGGAGAAATTTTAGAGAATATCTATACAAGAACAGTAGGTCAGCCAGTTAAAGTAGTTCAAGAAGGTTTAAAAGTATTAGGAGAAAAGTTAAAAGATCAAGTTGAAATTATGGGAGTAGGGGTTACTGGCAGTGCCCGTAATTTATCTTCTGTTTTAGTAGGAGCTGATGTAGTTAAAAATGAAATTACGGCTCATGCGGTTGCTGTTTCCCAGCTAGTGCCTGGTGCTCAAACCATAATTGAAATTGGTGGACAAGATTCTAAAATTATTATACTTCGTGATGGTGTGGTTACTGATTTTGCCATGAATACGGTTTGTGCCGCTGGAACTGGTTCTTTTTTGGATCAGCAAGCTGCACGTTTAAATATTCCAATTGAACAATTTGGGGAATTGGCCTTAAAATCCAAAAATCCGGTACGGATTGCTGGCCGCTGTGCTGTTTTTGCGGAATCTGATATGGTACATAAACAGCAATTAGGACATTCTGTTGAAGACATAATTGCTGGTTTATGTGAAGCTTTGGTACGAAATTATTTAAATAATGTGGGTAAAGGTAAGGAAATTTTGGCACCGGTTGTTTTTCAGGGCGGTGTGGCTGCTAATGTGGGTATTAAGGTCGCTTTTGAAAAAACATTACACACCGAAGTAATTATTCCTAAATATTATGATGTAATGGGTGCTGTAGGTTGTTGTTATTTAGCTATGCGGGCTACTCAGGATAAACCTACCAAGTTTAAGGGTTGGCAGGCAGCGGAATTTAATTTTCGGCCCACAAGTTTTGAGTGTCAAGGTTGCCCTAACCTTTGTGAGGTTGTGCAGATTTATGAAAATGATGAAGTTATTGCCCGCTGGGGAGATCGCTGTGGAAAATGGTCTAATTTAAATTTAGGTAGTGGTGTTGGCTGAATAGGGGGGGTGTTTTTATGCAGCCCGGTAAGCAAAAAGTAATAAATTTAAAAATAATGAATCAGAAAGTTGAGGTAGAGCCTCATACCTCATTATTGGATTTGGCTGCAAAATGGGAAAAGAAAGGGCAAGGTCCTTTTCTAGCCGCTAAATATAATGGTGAATTAGTTGATTTATATCAAGAGATAACTAAGGGAGGTTGGGTAGAATTTATTGGCCCACAGGCTCCGGAATGGATAAGAATTTACCGACAAAGTTTAGTTTTTCTTTTGGCACAGGCTGTTAATGATTTATTTCCGCAGCGAAAATTAAAGGTACAGCATTCCCTAGGTAAAAGTTATTACTGTGAATTTAAAGGCATGGATTATATTTCTCCATTAGATTTAATGGCTTTAGAGGCTAAAATGAGAGAGTTTGTAGAAGCTGAGGAGCCCATTATTCCTCAAGATTTAAGTCGGGAAACTGCTCTTAAAATCTTGAGTACTCAAGGTCATTTGGAAAAAGTGACCCTTTTGGAAAACTTAAATTGGTCTCCCATTCGTATTTATACTTCAGGTTCTTATTCTAATTATTCTTATCGTCTTTTGGCCCCAGATACGGGGAAATTAAAAATCTTTAAATTAGAAACCTATGCTAAAGGTTTTTTACTAAGATTTCCCGTACCTACAAATTTAGCTGAGGTGGCACCTAATCCTAATTTGCCGAAATTAGGTCAAGTATTTCGGGAATCCGAAGAATGGGTGCGTATTCTTGGTGTGGAAAATTTAGCAGGATTATATAAACGCTGTAAAGGAAAAAAGGCTAAATATAATCAGTTGATTCATATTGCCGAAGCACTACATGAGAAAAAAATAGCACGTATTGCTGATGAGATTTATAGTCGTCATGATGAATTAAGATTAGTTTTAGTAGCTGGTCCTTCCTCTTCAGGTAAAACTACTTTTGCTCAGCGTTTAGCTATTCAATTACGAGTTTTAGGTTTAAGACCAATTTCCGTGTCCTTAGACGATTATTTTGTTAATCGTGAGGAAACCCCGATCGATGAATGGGGTGAAACGGATTTTGAAGCTTTGGAAGCAATAGATTTGAAACTTTTTAATGAACATTTACAAAGCCTAATTTCCGGTCAAGTAATAGAAATACCGGTATTTAACTTTAAAACAGGGCAAAGGGAATGGCGGGGTAGAAAAATACAATTACAAGCTGGTCAGCCTTTAATTATTGAAGGTATTCATGGTTTAAATGAAGGGCTTACTTCTTCTGTAGAAAGAAAAAATAAATATAAGATTTATATTAGTGCTTTAACCCAAATTGCTATTGATGACCATAATCGGGTCCAAACTACTGATACGCGGTTAATCAGAAGAATAGTGCGTGATTATCGCTTTCGCGGACAAAGTGCTTTGGGGACATTAAAATTATGGCCTTCTGTACGACGGGGTGAAGAAAAAAATATTTTCCCCTTTCAAGAAGAAGCTGACATTATGTTTAATTCAGCCTTACTTTATGAATTATGTGTTTTGAAAAAATACGCACAGAAATTATTAAGTGAAGTAAGCAAAGAGGAAAAGGAATATTCAGATGCACAAAGATTACTAAGTTTACTAGCCTATTTCCCTGAAATT of the Clostridia bacterium genome contains:
- a CDS encoding CoA protein activase → DIPVMTIFLDEMMGKAGMQTRLEAFVDLLSQRREYKLAKVL
- a CDS encoding nucleoside kinase — its product is MQPGKQKVINLKIMNQKVEVEPHTSLLDLAAKWEKKGQGPFLAAKYNGELVDLYQEITKGGWVEFIGPQAPEWIRIYRQSLVFLLAQAVNDLFPQRKLKVQHSLGKSYYCEFKGMDYISPLDLMALEAKMREFVEAEEPIIPQDLSRETALKILSTQGHLEKVTLLENLNWSPIRIYTSGSYSNYSYRLLAPDTGKLKIFKLETYAKGFLLRFPVPTNLAEVAPNPNLPKLGQVFRESEEWVRILGVENLAGLYKRCKGKKAKYNQLIHIAEALHEKKIARIADEIYSRHDELRLVLVAGPSSSGKTTFAQRLAIQLRVLGLRPISVSLDDYFVNREETPIDEWGETDFEALEAIDLKLFNEHLQSLISGQVIEIPVFNFKTGQREWRGRKIQLQAGQPLIIEGIHGLNEGLTSSVERKNKYKIYISALTQIAIDDHNRVQTTDTRLIRRIVRDYRFRGQSALGTLKLWPSVRRGEEKNIFPFQEEADIMFNSALLYELCVLKKYAQKLLSEVSKEEKEYSDAQRLLSLLAYFPEITAENVPLNSILREFIGGSSLLGG
- a CDS encoding 2-hydroxyglutaryl-CoA dehydratase — translated: MKKGYLGVDVGSVSTNLVVIDAQGEILENIYTRTVGQPVKVVQEGLKVLGEKLKDQVEIMGVGVTGSARNLSSVLVGADVVKNEITAHAVAVSQLVPGAQTIIEIGGQDSKIIILRDGVVTDFAMNTVCAAGTGSFLDQQAARLNIPIEQFGELALKSKNPVRIAGRCAVFAESDMVHKQQLGHSVEDIIAGLCEALVRNYLNNVGKGKEILAPVVFQGGVAANVGIKVAFEKTLHTEVIIPKYYDVMGAVGCCYLAMRATQDKPTKFKGWQAAEFNFRPTSFECQGCPNLCEVVQIYENDEVIARWGDRCGKWSNLNLGSGVG